Proteins from a genomic interval of Sparus aurata chromosome 21, fSpaAur1.1, whole genome shotgun sequence:
- the LOC115572955 gene encoding homeobox protein Mohawk-like encodes MNKVAVVKSDTLLRLEDSRRAETERSRLDCVGLPQSSLTDGENTDLLRCQDASENSSPIKYRRYGSRLGGVKVRHKRQVLQDMARPLKHWLYKHRDNPYPTKTEKVLLALGSHMTLVQVSNWFANARRRLKNTVRQPDLSWALRIKLYNKYIQGNAERLSVCSDDTDSDDEECPLQTPISQSDFGRSSSHKSVLQKQGSVLAMADSANSDDSASPPSKYKSSLLNRYLNDTLRHMMAAKADGVTSARKRRSHSESFSSNECDRDVVSPASSYETEANFVYHMDTMDYTSTKCDRDQQQGRGQPRRVDQGWREIHAAVALTNLAQGQSCLSDQSSVIVPSAASGQSCTREPYSITRTTIIDRMCVTGPTAALRQSCTAGPTLTSRIIQKSSHIAEVQTVNVALANTV; translated from the exons ATGAACAAAGTTGCTGTGGTGAAGTCTGACACGCTGCTTCGTCTGGAGGACAGCAGGAGAGCGGAGACGGAGAGGAGCAGATTGGACTGCGTGGGCTTACCTCAGAGCAGTTTAACAGACGGCGAGAACACAGACCTGCTGCGATGCCAGGACGCCAGCGAAAACAGCTCTCCTATCAAGTACAGAAGATATGG GTCTCGTCTGGGTGGGGTCAAAGTTCGCCACAAGAGACAGGTGCTGCAGGACATGGCCCGACCGCTCAAACATTGGCTGTACAAACACCGGGACAACCCCTACCCCACCAAGACCGAGAAGGTCCTGCTGGCCCTGGGCTCACATATGACTCTGGTGCAG GTCTCGAACTGGTTTGCGAACGCCCGGCGGAGGCTGAAGAACACCGTGAGACAGCCAGACCTGAGCTGGGCGCTGAGGATCAAACTGTACAATAAATACATCCAGGGAAATGCTGAGCGACTGAGCGTGTGCAGTGACGACACCGACTCAGACG ATGAAGAGTGTCCCTTACAAACAcccatcagccaatcagattttGGCAGGTCATCTTCTCACAAGAGCGTGCTCCAGAAACAGGGCAGCGTCCTCGCCATGGCGGACTCGGCCAACAGTGACGACAGCGCATCGCCTCCGTCCAAGTACAAGAGCAGCCTACTGAATCGTTATCTGAATGACACCCTGCGGCACATGATGGCGGCGAAGGCCGATGGCGTCACATCGGCCCGCAAGAGGAGGAGCCACTCCGAGTCATTCAGCTCCAACGAATGTGATCGAGATGTCGTCTCCCCGGCGTCGTCCTACGAAACTGAGGCCAACTTCGTCTACCACATGG ATACAATGGACTATACTTCAACTAAATGTGATAG GGACCAGCAGCAGGGCCGAGGCCAGCCGAGACGAGTCGATCAAGGCTGGAGGGAGATCCACGCCGCTGTGGCTCTGACCAACTTGGCCCAGGGACAGAGCTGCCTGTCAGACCAGAGCAGCGTAATCGTGCCCAGCGCTGCCTCAGGGCAGAGCTGCACCCGAGAGCCCTACTCGATTACGAGGACCACTATCATAGACAGGATGTGTGTCACAGGACCCACCGCTGCTCTGAGACAGAGCTGCACCGCGGGGCCCACTCTCACCAGCCGCATCATCCAGAAGTCCTCTCATATCGCTGAGGTCCAGACTGTTAACGTGGCCCTGGCAAACACCGTGTAG